A part of Astatotilapia calliptera chromosome 15, fAstCal1.2, whole genome shotgun sequence genomic DNA contains:
- the LOC113006617 gene encoding ribonucleoside-diphosphate reductase subunit M2, protein MLTARSPLSVKNEQTLSGQLDKMSLDKENTPPGPNSSRILASKTARRIFDAAAPKVKKSSSSQEEEPLLKDNPRRFVIFPIEYHDIWQMYKKAEASFWTAEEVDLSKDLQHWDAMKDEERYFISHVLAFFAASDGIVNENLVERFMQEVQVTEARCFYGFQIAMENIHSEMYSLLIDTYIKDPKEREYLFNAIETLPCVKKKADWALNWIGNKNATYGERVVAFAAVEGIFFSGSFAAIFWLKKRGLMPGLTFSNELISRDEGLHCDFACLMFKHLVNKPPKETVISIIKNAVEIEQEFLTDALPVKLIGMNCDMMKRYIEFVADRLLLELGFSKIYRVENPFDFMENISLEGKTNFFEKRVGEYQRMGVMATPTDNTFRLDADF, encoded by the exons ATGCTGACCGCGCGCTCCCCGCTCTCCGTGAAGAACGAGCAGACCCTCAGCGGGCAGCTGGACAAAATGTCTCTGGACAAAGAGAACACG CCTCCGGGCCCGAACAGCAGCCGCATCCTGGCGTCCAAAACCGCGCGGAGGATCTTCGACGCTGCTGCG cccaaaGTGAAAAAGAGCAGCAGCTCGCAGGAGGAGGAGCCTCTGCTGAAGGACAACCCTCGCCGCTTCGTCATCTTCCCCATCGAGTACCACGATATCTGGCAGATGTACAAGAAGGCAGAGGCGTCCTTCTGGACGGCAGAGGAG GTGGATCTGTCCAAGGACCTGCAGCACTGGGATGCCATGAAGGACGAAGAGCGCTACTTCATCTCCCACGTGTTGGCCTTCTTTGCCGCCAGCGACGGCATCGTCAATGAGAACCTG GTGGAGCGCTTCATGCAGGAAGTGCAGGTAACGGAGGCCCGGTGTTTCTACGGTTTCCAGATCGCCATGGAGAACATCCACTCAGAGATGTACAGCCTGCTGATCGACACGTACATCAAGGACCCCAAAGAGAG AGAGTACCTGTTTAATGCCATCGAGACGCTGCCGTGCGTGAAGAAGAAGGCTGACTGGGCGCTCAACTGGATCGGCAACAAGAACGCCACCTACG GAGAGCGCGTGGTGGCCTTTGCCGCTGTGGAGGGGATCTTCTTCTCGGGTTCGTTCGCCGCCATCTTCTGGCTGAAGAAGAGAGGCCTGATGCCCGGCCTGACCTTCTCCAACGAGCTCATCAGCAGAGACGAG GGTCTGCACTGTGACTTTGCCTGTCTGATGTTCAAACACCTGGTGAACAAACCGCCCAAGGAAACTGTCATCAGCATCATCAAGAACGCCGTGGAGATCGAGCAG GAGTTCCTGACTGACGCTCTGCCCGTCAAGCTCATCGGGATGAACTGCGACATGATGAAACGGTACATCGAGTTCGTGGCCGACAGACTGTTGCTGGAGCTCGGCTTCTCCAAG ATCTACCGGGTGGAGAACCCTTTTGACTTCATGGAGAACATCTCCCTGGAGGGAAAGACCAACTTCTTTGAGAAGCGGGTGGGCGAGTACCAGAGGATGGGCGTGATGGCGACGCCCACGGACAACACCTTCCGGTTGGACGCTGACTTCTGA
- the LOC113006619 gene encoding galectin-8-like, translating to MSISNPRQVFHNPSIPFAGTILGGFLPGEMVLIKGSVPSGADRFQVDFTCGSSVKPRADVAFHFNPRIKKSSIVCNTLTKECWGREQIHYEMPFRLEVDFELIILILQDQFKVAVNGAHLLEYKHRVELERVDTISISGKVKVQAVGILSPSSSPTSPAGSPPNKDTDESAIIDQPVFSSSGDLSIPFRGQLVNGLTVGRSIIIKGETNQNAESFCVNLRPATGSDIALHLNPRLKKRVFVRNSFLSDCWGHEEIALASFPFTAGQYFEMIIRCDAQHFRVAMNGQHQLDYKHRMKELSAINQVEVKGDVTLLVVRVL from the exons ATGTCGATTTCCAACCCGAGGCAGGTGTTCCACAACCCG TCGATTCCCTTTGCTGGGACGATCCTGGGTGGGTTCTTGCCAGGTGAGATGGTTCTGATCAAGGGCTCTGTGCCGTCTGGTGCTGACAG GTTCCAGGTGGACTTCACCTGCGGCAGCAGCGTGAAGCCGCGGGCCGACGTAGCGTTCCATTTCAACCCGAGGATCAAAAAGTCGTCCATCGTGTGCAACACGCTGACGAAAGAGTGCTGGGGCCGCGAACAGATCCACTACGAGATGCCCTTCAGGCTCGAGGTCGACTTCGAgctcatcatcctcatcctccAAGACCAGTTCAAG GTGGCTGTGAATGGCGCCCACCTGCTGGAGTACAAACACAGAGTGGAGCTGGAGCGTGTTGACACCATCAGCATCTCAGGAAAAGTCAAAGTTCAGGCTGTGGGCATCCTTTCCCCGAGCTCA agccCCACCTCTCCCGCTGGCAGTCCGCCCAATAAGGACACAGACGAATCAGCAATAATTGATCAG CCAGTGTTCTCCTCATCAGGTGATTTG AGTATCCCGTTCAGAGGTCAGCTGGTTAATGGGCTGACAGTCGGACgcagcatcatcatcaaagGAGAGACCAATCAGAACGCAGAGAG TTTCTGCGTGAACTTGCGTCCAGCGACCGGGTCCGACATCGCTCTCCACCTGAACCCTCGCTTGAAGAAGCGTGTCTTTGTCAGGAACTCCTTTCTGTCCGACTGCTGGGGTCATGAGGAGATAGCGCTCGCTTCCTTTCCCTTTACTGCGGGGCAGTACTTTgag ATGATCATCCGCTGCGACGCGCAGCACTTCAGAGTTGCCATGAATGGGCAGCACCAGCTCGATTACAAACACCGTATGAAGGAACTGAGCGCCATCAACCAGGTGGAGGTGAAAGGAGATGTGACACTGCTTGTCGTCAGAGTCCTCTGA
- the LOC113006616 gene encoding ribonucleoside-diphosphate reductase subunit M2-like: MLTARSPLSVKNEQTLSGQLDKMSLDKENTPPGPNSSRILASQTARRIFDAAAPKVKKSSSSQEEEPLLKDNPRRFVIFPIEYHDIWQMYKKAEASFWTAEEVDLSKDLQHWDAMKDEERYFISHVLAFFAASDGIVNENLVERFMQEVQVTEARCFYGFQIAMENIHSEMYSLLIDTYIKDPKEREYLFNAIETLPCVKKKADWALNWIGNKNATYGERVVAFAAVEGIFFSGSFAAIFWLKKRGLMPGLTFSNELISRDEGLHCDFACLMFKHLVNKPPKETVISIIKNAVEIEQEFLTDALPVKLIGMNCDMMKRYIEFVADRLLLELGFSKIYRVENPFDFMENISLEGKTNFFEKRVGEYQRMGVMATPTDNTFRLDADF, translated from the exons ATGCTGACCGCGCGCTCCCCGCTCTCCGTGAAGAACGAGCAGACCCTCAGCGGGCAGCTGGACAAAATGTCTCTGGACAAAGAGAACACG CCTCCGGGCCCGAACAGCAGCCGCATCCTGGCGTCCCAAACCGCGCGGAGGATCTTCGACGCTGCTGCG cccaaaGTGAAAAAGAGCAGCAGCTCGCAGGAGGAGGAGCCTCTGCTGAAGGACAACCCTCGCCGCTTCGTCATCTTCCCCATCGAGTACCACGATATCTGGCAGATGTACAAGAAGGCAGAGGCGTCCTTCTGGACGGCAGAGGAG GTGGATCTGTCCAAGGACCTGCAGCACTGGGATGCCATGAAGGACGAAGAGCGCTACTTCATCTCCCACGTGTTGGCCTTCTTTGCCGCCAGCGACGGCATCGTCAATGAGAACCTG GTGGAGCGCTTCATGCAGGAAGTGCAGGTAACGGAGGCCCGGTGTTTCTACGGTTTCCAGATCGCCATGGAGAACATCCACTCAGAGATGTACAGCCTGCTGATCGACACGTACATCAAGGACCCCAAAGAGAG AGAGTACCTGTTTAATGCCATCGAGACGCTGCCGTGCGTGAAGAAGAAGGCTGACTGGGCGCTCAACTGGATCGGCAACAAGAACGCCACCTACG GAGAGCGCGTGGTGGCCTTTGCCGCTGTGGAGGGGATCTTCTTCTCGGGTTCGTTCGCCGCCATCTTCTGGCTGAAGAAGAGAGGCCTGATGCCCGGCCTGACCTTCTCCAACGAGCTCATCAGCAGAGACGAG GGTCTGCACTGTGACTTTGCCTGTCTGATGTTCAAACACCTGGTGAACAAACCGCCCAAGGAAACTGTCATCAGCATCATCAAGAACGCCGTGGAGATCGAGCAG GAGTTCCTGACTGACGCTCTGCCCGTCAAGCTCATCGGGATGAACTGCGACATGATGAAACGGTACATCGAGTTCGTGGCCGACAGACTGTTGCTGGAGCTCGGCTTCTCCAAG ATCTACCGGGTGGAGAACCCTTTTGACTTCATGGAGAACATCTCCCTGGAGGGAAAGACCAACTTCTTTGAGAAGCGGGTGGGCGAGTACCAGAGGATGGGCGTGATGGCGACGCCCACGGACAACACCTTCCGGTTGGACGCTGACTTCTGA